In Nevskia ramosa DSM 11499, the DNA window GCGGCCTGGATCCTCGGCGAGGAAATCGTTCGCCAGGATGTCTTCGACGAGCGCTTCGTGGAGCACGTCAACATGCGCCGCAATGATCGCGTGCTCGGCGCTGCGCGCTGGACCAACTTCATGATGACCAATCTGAAGGCAATGCCGGTCGAGCTGCAGCAGTTCATCGGCGCGCTGAGCCAGAACCGCGCGTTGGCCGACGAGTTCACCGACAACTTCAATTTCCCCGAAAAGCAGTGGGACTGTTTCGCCAGCGTCGATCGCATGAAAGCCTGGGTCGAGACGCGCATGGCAGTGGCGACCAAGCGGCCGAAGATGGCCACGGCCGCCTGATCACCGCCGGCACAGTGACGAGGACATCAAGATCCTTCTGGAGTGTCAGCCATGAGTAATGCAGCCCCGGCGCCGGGCAAACGTAGTCGAGTCGATCCGGAGAGTTTCCGGAAGTCGGTTTCGATGTTCGCCACCGGCATCGTCGTCCTCACTTGCGAGGATGACGATGGTCAGGTGCACGGCATGACCGTCAACAGCTTCACGTCGGTGAGTCTCGATCCGCCAACGGTGCTGGTCTCGCTGAAGCCGGGCAAGGCGCATCGCCTGATCTCGCGCAATGGCCGTTACGGCGCCTGCATCCTCAATGAAGGGCAGCAGAGTTTTTCAGCGCACTTCAGTGGTCGCCCACAGGAAGCGCTGCTGCCGGATTTCGTGGTTCGCGAGCATTTGCCGACCCTGCGCAACTGCCTGGCCTGGTTCGAATGCGAAACGGTCGAGAAGGTACAGATTCACGATCACACCTTGTTCGTGGCACAGGTCACGGCCTGCGGCAGCGAAGGCGGTGCGCCGCTGATGTTCTACGGCAGCCGCTATCACCGGACGGCCATTGCCGCCTGAGTGGAGTTCTAGAAAACAGTGCAGATCGGTCGGGATGATCTGCAAGCGAAGTAGAGGGTCGTAGTGAAAGTGGCAATCAAGCATGGCCGGATCCGATGAGATCTGGTCGACACACAAAAAACGGGGAGAGCGAAATGGCGGCAAAGGAACTGCAACGCAAGATGGCTGGCCACGGCATCCTGATGATTTTCTCGACGCTGCTGTTCGGCGTTTTTCTGTGGATGAATCTGGTCGGCGGTTTCGAGATCATCCCGGGCTACATCCTGCACTTCAATATTCCGGGCACGCCTGAAGGCTGGGCCAAGGCTCATACCGGTCCGGCCATGAACGGCATGATGGTGATCACGGTGGCTTTCGTGCTGCCGCTGCTGGATTTCACCGAAAAGACTGCAGCGCGATTGGGCTGGATCATCGTTCTCGATGGCTGGGGCAATGTCTGTTTCTATTTCTTCGGCAATTTCTCCGCCAACCGCGGTCTGAGTTTCGGTGACAGCCGCCTCGGCCCGGGCGACATCTTCAGTGCACTGGCATTGGCACCGGCTTACCTGTTCGGT includes these proteins:
- the styB gene encoding styrene monooxygenase NADH-dependent flavin reductase subunit StyB, translating into MSNAAPAPGKRSRVDPESFRKSVSMFATGIVVLTCEDDDGQVHGMTVNSFTSVSLDPPTVLVSLKPGKAHRLISRNGRYGACILNEGQQSFSAHFSGRPQEALLPDFVVREHLPTLRNCLAWFECETVEKVQIHDHTLFVAQVTACGSEGGAPLMFYGSRYHRTAIAA
- the styC gene encoding styrene-oxide isomerase StyC, translating into MAAKELQRKMAGHGILMIFSTLLFGVFLWMNLVGGFEIIPGYILHFNIPGTPEGWAKAHTGPAMNGMMVITVAFVLPLLDFTEKTAARLGWIIVLDGWGNVCFYFFGNFSANRGLSFGDSRLGPGDIFSALALAPAYLFGALALIALFIIGRQALRSR